The Leptolyngbya sp. CCY15150 nucleotide sequence CGGAACTAGGGGAAAGTCTGGTGTGTCGAAGGTGTCGGGGAAGCGATCGTGGGACGGTGCGCCGATCAGCTTGCCATCTAAACCATAGACCCAGGCATGGTAAGGACAGATAATATGCTTGAGCGACTGGACGCCAGACTGGGTGCAGAGGGGAGAAGCACGATGGGGACAGACGTTATGGAAGGCTCGCAGTTGATGATCCCTATCCCGTACGATTAATAAACTAAGACCCGCAACCTCCTTCACCCAGACCTGACCGGGAGCAAGCTGAGCAGCATCACCAGCGTAGAGCCAAGTACGGCGAAAGATACGCTCTTGTTCAAGGGGTAAGAGCGCGGGGTCGGTGTAGAGTTGCCCTGGGAAAAAGTAGGCGTCGGGGTTGGCAACGGTGAGCAGGTCAGGTAGGTTAGCAATCATAGGTCGCATCTAAGCAATCAGAGCTTCGTCAGGTTTGCCCCGCAGGATATCCATAATGTCGTGTTTGTAGTCTTGAAACTGGGGTTTGCGTTTGGTGTCGTAGGTGCGATCGCCCGTCAGCTCCACTAGCACTTCTTTCTGGATGCGGCCTGGGCGGGCGGTCATCACGTAAATACGCTGAGATAGGAAAACGGCTTCCTCAACATCGTGGGTAATCATCAAAATTGTGGTGCCGGTACGTCGCCACAGGTCGAGTAAGAAGAGCTGCATAGTTTCCTTAGTTTGCACATCCAGTGCCCCAAAGGGTTCATCCATGAGTAAGATCTTAGGCTGATTCGCTAAGGCCCGAGCGATCGCTACCCGTTGTTTCATGCCGCCGGATAGTTCCTTGGGTAGGGCACGGGCAAATTTGCTGAGACCAACCACGTCTAGGTATTCGCTGGCCCGCTGTCGCCGCTCTGTCTTGGAAATGCCCTGCAGTTTCAGACCAAACTCGGCATTCTGCTGCACGTTCATCCAAGGATAAAGCGTGTAGCTTTGAAACACCATGCCGCGATCGCTGCCTGGCCCAACCACTTGAGCGCCGTCTACGGTAATCTCGCCTGCCGTAGGCGCATCTAATCCAGCAACTAGACGCAGTAGGGTAGACTTTCCAGAGCCTGAAGCGCCGACGGCACAGACAAATTCGCCCGTTTCCACATGCAGGTTAATATCCTTGAGGGCGACAAGTGGGCCATTACGGGTGTCAAATTGTTTATAAACGCTGGAGACTTCAAGGTGCATAGGAACGTTGGGGTAAAGGAACGATAGGTGTATAGATATCTCTAGATTAATCAACCGCCCATTTACAGGACAGGCGCAGAATTGCCCGAAACGATAAGTCCAAGATAAAACCAATCAGCCCTAGGACAATCAAGCAGGCAAAAATTTCATCGGTTCTAAAAAATCGTTGAGCCAGTTGAATACGTTTTCCTAAACCCACTTCCGCTGCAACGAGTTCCGCCACAATCACCATATTCCAAGAGGTGGCGATATTAATTCGGAAGGTGTCGATAATGCTGGGCGTGACGTAGGGCATAATCACTTGGGTGAGCACTTGCCAACGCCGACCGCCCAAGGTATAGGTCGCTTCCAAAAGATCCTTGGGCACAAATTTCACCGCGTCCATGATCATCAGAACGTTGTAGAACAGCGTTCCTAGAAAAATCAGGGCGATTTTGGGCGCTTCGTCAAGCCCTAGATAAATAATCAGCAGCGGGGTAAAGGCAGGGGCTGGCATATACCGCAGGATGCCGATGATCGGTTCAAATAGAGCAGCGATGCTAGCGAAGGTACCCATGAGGATTCCTAGCGGCACAGAGACGATCGCTGCCAGGAGAAATCCGCAGGATACTCGGAAGACACTAGCCCAGGTATCTTGCAGCAAAAAACCTCGTTCCCACAATCCCATAAAGGCACGAACCACATCTGCGGGGGATGGCAGAAAAGCGGCATTCATACCCGGCAAGCTAGCAATAATCCACCAGCCTGTAAAGGGAATGATGATAGATAGGGTAAATAAGACCCAATTCAGCGATTTGGGTATATCTTCAGCAATCCCCCAAAAGACCGTAGGTTTCAGTCCCTGGGTGCGGGGAGTATCAGTTAGGTCAGAGGATGTGGATGTCATAATTGCTCGGGAAACCTTGAGAACAATGGGGGGCGATCGCCTACATCTAAGCGATCGCCATGAGAACTACCCAATCATCAGGCCAATCATCAGGATGCGCTTCTTAGCTATTGCTGGCGGCGTAGGCCTGCACGAAACGATTATCGAGAACCGCGTCTAGATCAGGAACCTTATCTTCGGTGATAAACCCAACACTGGTCATGAAGTCTGCCATGCGCTGGGCGGCGAAGGGCATATGTTTCATGTCTTCACCAGGGCTAAAGGCTTCTAGATTATCTTCTAGGTTAAACATCCTAGTCCCATCGGTAAACAGTTGGAACTCTTCGAGGGACACATCTGCCCGTTGGGCCATAATTTCCTGGGCGCGATCGGGATTCTCTTCCATGAAGGCTAAGACATCAAACCAGGTATTCACCAGTGCCTGCACTTGATCGGGGCTTTCGTCAATCATGACTTGACTCACCACCAACAGATCGGGAATCGCTCCAGGATAGTCTTGAGAGCTCAACAGTTCCTTACTTCCTTCAAGCTGCAGCGCCGTCAGCCAATAGGGCGGCCAGGCGGCAACGGCATCAAGCTGTCCTGCAGCGAACGCTGCTGTGGCTTCACCCGTTTCTAACCCGCGAATCGTCACATCGCTGCGAGACATACCGGCTTCTTCTAGGGCTAGGCTAAGGAGGAAATCGCCGACGACGCCTTCTTCTAACCCCACATTCCTGCCAGCGAGATCCTGAATCGTATTGATCTCTTGCGTCACAATCACCTTGTCGTTACCGGCAGAGTTATCGTTGACCACCACCACCACTTCGCCATTGACAGCATCAGCGGCAAAGGAAATCGTGTCGTTGAGCGTCTGGCAATTGGCATCTAATTGACCAACAGCAAAGGCTTCCATGGATTCAAGATAGCCGTCAAACCAGCGTAGTTCGACGTTTGCGCCATTGGCAGCGAAGAGACCTTCCTCTTCGGCGATCGCCCAAGGCCACCAACCGGCCCAGTTGCTATAACCCAGCACCAACGGCGCACTCGTCGCATCCGAACCACTCGGAGCCTCCGAGGTTGGGGTTTCAGCGGAGGGATTACAGCCAACTGCCGCCGTGAGGCTGAGACAAAAAACGAGAAGTAAAGATACAAACTTAGGAATTCTCATAGGTTTAGGCTCAATGTGAATAGAACAATGGCAGCGAAATCATCTGGATATCAGGAGAGAGAGACCTTGGTCGTGTAATCTTGTGTCTCAACAAGCTCGCGTGACTCCGATTTTCTCTTGTCAACAGGGGGGTAGGAGGACTCCTGAGAGACTCTTGCACTCCAAACGAATATGGTCTACGTAGCCTGAGTTAGGAATAGTATGGGTTAGAGGTGGAGAGACTTGTCCTCGACGGTTCGACATCATGAGTAGCAATAGACCTCCACATCATTGTTGAGCAAGAAAATCCTAAGTACGCCACCCTGTCTTAATGTGTTCGATTTAGGGCAAGATTTACGGTAACGGAAGCTACGATTTCTCTAGGTTTAGCCAACTTTATGGCTGAGGATTTCGGCAATTATCTCTCAGAGTCTACGGATTCAAGAACAACCCACGGGGATAACGGCTGAACTCACCTGCGATCGCACCCATTCATACCAATCTTCCAAGCCCTCACCCGTTTTCACAGAGATGGGAATGATGGTGACGTGGGAATTCATTTGGCGAACGTTGGCAATAATCTGCGCAATGTCTACATCTAGGTAGGGCGCTAGGTCTGTTTTGGTAATCAGCAAACAATCTGCCTCTTGGAACATCACCGGATATTTCAACGGTTTATCTTCCCCTTCCGTAATACTGAGCAAGGCCACTTTTTGATGTTCACCGACTTCAAACTCAGCAGGACAAACTAGATTGCCCACATTTTCCACCAGCACTAGGTCAAACTGGGCAGGATCATAGTCCTGCTCTAGGCGATGCAGCCCGCCCGCCACCATCTTGGCATCGAGGTGGCAAGAACGTCCGGTGTTGATGGCAATCACCGGTACGCCGTACTGGCGCAGGCGATCGGCGTCGAGTTCCGTGGTCATGTCGCCTTCAATAACCGCTACGTGATAGTCGGGGGCGATCGCTTCTAGAGTTTTCTCTAGCAGAGCTGTTTTGCCCGCGCCGGGACTGCTCATAATGTTGAAGCAGGTGATGCCCCATTGATCAAAGTGGGCGCGGTTGTGGTTTGCGCCCTGTTGGTTGGCGTGGAGGAGATTAATGCCGAGGGCGGCGTCAAAGGTTTGGTGCATGGGTTTAGGTGATGTAGGGTGAAACGATCTGGAACGTTGGAGAGTTTAGGGCATAGATAGGATATCAACCTATACTGTGGGCATCGAAACCAAGGTCTCTTTTAATCAAGACTACGTCGGGAGACTGTTTAAGTCCCTTTTCATCAGGACAATGTATGCCACGTCTCAGAAGCCAAACCTCTCTATTGCTGTAACTAGAAAAACTTCAGGTAGCGCTTAATTTCCCAATCAGATACGTGGTTATGGTATTCCCGCCATTCCTGACGCTTGTATTGCACATAGGCCTCAAACATCAGGGGCCCCATCACCGATTGACTGAGGGGATCAGCTTCCAGGGCATCGATCGCTTCCTCTAGGGTACGCGGGAGTAGATCAATCCCTAGGTTTTGCAGTTCCTCCAAGCTATAGGTGTACATGTTTTCTGTATGGGGTTCGCCTGGATCCAGGTTTTCGCGAATTCCCTCCAGACCAGCCGCCAGCATCAGAGCTGCCCCCAGATAGAGATTGGTAGAAATATCGGCAGCGCGGCATTCCACCCGTCCTCCAGCTAGGGGAATCCGCAGCATATTCGTCCGGTTGTTGTTGCCATAGCAAACATAGACCGGGGCCCAGGTAAAGCCAGACATGCTGCCCTGACGTACCAAGCGCTTGTAGCTATTCACCGTCGGACAGGTGAGGGCCACAATGGCGGGTGCGTGGCGCAGTACGCCGGCAATGAACTGATAGCCTAGTTTGGATAGTTTGCAGCCTCGGGGGTCTTCTGGATCAAAAAAGAGATTGTTGCCGGTTTCTAAATCTGCCAAGGACATGTTGTAGTGGGCACCGCTGCCGGTCTTATCCGAGGCAATTTTGGGCATAAAGGAGGCGAAATAGCCTTGCGATCGCGCCAGTTCTTTGACCATCAATCGGAAAAAGGTGAGGCGATCGGCCATTTTTAGGGCATCACAGTAGGCGAAGTCGGTTTCAAACTGTCCCTGTGCATCTTCGTGGTCAAAGGAATAGACATCCCAGCCCAGGGAATTCATGGCGCTGACGATGGTGTCGAGGATCTGGTAGTTGTCCAGCAGCGTGGGTACATCGTAGGCGGCCTTGGCTAAGAGATCGCGATCGCTCACCGGCCCAAAGGAACCATCCGGATGATCTTTGAGGATGAAAAACTCGGTTTCAATGCCCAGATTAAAGGTGTAGCCCATCTCCGCCGCTTGGGCGAGGACTTGCTTGAGAATGGTGCGGCAACAGGCTTCAAAGGGCTGACCCTTGAGGTGCAAATCGCTGGCAAACCAAACCACTTCAGAATTCCAGGGCAGCACGGTCGCGGTAGCCGGATCCGGCATAGCCGCCACTTCCTCATCGCTGACCTCCTGAGGTACACCGTCTAGAGCTGCCCCCGTGAATAGCTCCGAGCCACCCATCATCTGACCAATGTGGCTCAGGGGCACCATCTTGGCTTTGCACATGCCGTGCAGATCGACATAGCTAGCTAGGGCATATTTCACCCCTTGCTTTTCCAGGGATGTTTTAAGAGCGTCAATTTCGGGTTGCAGAATAGTGTTCATAGATCGGCAGATAGATAGGAAATCAACGAATTAAGCAATCAAGCGTAGTACCAGTAGAATGTGTTAGGCGCAGCCGTAACGCATCCATCCAAGACCTAGCGTTAAACTGCCATGGCTACGAGACAAGCTCTTTATCCAAGGTTGAAGCAGGCTGAGCATATTCAATGCGATCGATTTTCAGCTCTCGACCCGAACGAATATCATCCATGGGACTACGGCAGGTGGGACAGGCGTAGCGCAGACCTAGCACGGGCTGATACTCGTCTTGACAGGTATGGCAAAAGGCAATCAGCGGTATTTCGCGGATCACAAGTTCTGCACCTTCGAGAAAGGTGTTGCGCGTTTGCACCTCAAAGGCAAACTGCAAACCAGCGGGCTCCACACAGGTAAACTGCCCCACAATGAGATGGATGCGCTCAATATCAGGGCGATTGGGCTGGGATTCCCACCACTCTTCCACGGTCATCAGCAAGGCTTTCGTCATATCGGTTTCATGCATGGCGATCGCTCCTCCTAAGACCAAGCCTGATCCACGTTCATATTGGCTTCCTCATGGATATAGCTAGGCTTTTCTTTGCGAGGGAGCTGGCCTGAGACCACCAAATGGGCCATGGTGTCACAGATTACCCGAGTGGCCATCAGAGATGTCATGTCACTAACATCGTAGGGGGGAGAGACTTCCACAATTTCTAAGCCACAAACCGGCGCTCGCTGGACAATTTTACCGAGCAGGGATAGAGCCTCTCGGGGCAGTAGACCACCGGGTTCGGGCCAGCCGGTGCCAGGGACAAAGCCAGCATCAATGCAGTCAATATCAAAACTGATGTAGACACAGTCGGTGCCGTCTAGAGCTCGTTCCAAGGCATAGTCTGCGGCGGCATCCATCCCCATTTCAGTAATATCGGTGACGGTGAGAATATTGGTGGAGCGTTCCCGACAGACCTTCACGCCTTGCCGAGGCACCTGCCAACCGCCAATGCCTAGCTGCACCAGATTTTTAGCCGGCGCATTAGCCATATTGGTGGCATGGAACCAAGGACAGGTATGCATCCGTTCATCTAGATCGGTTTCCTGGGTATCCACATGGCGATCGAAGTGAATAATGCCAATTTTCTTATCTCCTAAATGGCGGCAGACGCCGCGCACTGTGGGGAAGCCAATGGAGTGATCGCCACCGAGAATAATCGGAAAGGCACCGGAGCTAAAAATATGGGCAACGCCTTTAGAAATCTGGTCGAAGGATTTCTCGTTGTTGGCATTGATGGTGAAAATATCGCCGACGTCACAGAGGGTAATTTGCTCCCGCAGATCGACGCCTAGCTCAAAGTTGTAGGGGGTGTAGAGAGCGGAGATGCGGCGAATGCCTTGGGGACCAAAACGAGTTCCAGGGCGGTAGGTGGTACCACAGTCATGGGGAACGCCAACGATCGCAACGTCATACTCGCCCACCTTGCGCACATCCTCTAGGTAGGGCGCTTTCATAAACGTATTAATGCCCGCATAGTGGGGCAGTTCTCCCCGCGAAAAGGTGGGGATGGAGCGATCGCGTATGCTAGCTGCTCCTTCTAACCCATACTCCAAGCCGCGATCGACCTCCTGCTGCCAGCCGCTCATGGGCAACCGAGTCTCACGCTCTAGCGCCTCCTCAGCCTGGCTACGACGGGACTCAGAATTGGAAACCGGATTGTCTGCCATGAACAACACCCAAAAACTAGTAACAACACATCGGGCCTTTTCTGGGTATCAACAGTAAAGGATTACACAAACCCAAAACTGTTAGTTCTAATACAAACACAAGATCATATTTAGAGATGATGGAATCATGAATGAAATACTCTACCTGTTCAGTTTTTCGTAGAGACAACCATGACCTCCAGCCCCCCTCCCTCCCTTGATGCCGTTGATCAGCAAATCGTCACCCTTCTACGGGTGGATGGTCGCATGACCTTCACCGAGATTGCTAAGCGATTAGACATCCCTGAAGCCACTGCCCGCTATCGGGTGCAGCGCTTGCTTCAGTCCGGTGCCATCCAAATCCATGCCTGGCCGAACCCCGAAAAGCTGGGAACGCCCCACATTTTGATGCTCTATTTAACGGTGGACAATAGTCAGGTGATGTCCGTTGCCGAACAGCTTACCGCCATGGATGAGGTGCGGTTTGTGGCAGTAGCTGCTGGACGATACAACATCATTGCTGATGTTTACTACGGACATCATGGGGAAATTCTGGATTTCTTAGCAAAGCTCCAACAAGTTTCCGGTGTCGTGAGCTATGAGTCGCAAATTGTCCTGAAGTTGCTCAAGGCGGAGTACAATCCTCTGCAATCGCTTTAGTCACAGGCGATCGCCTTGGTAGAGGTATAGCGATCGCCCCGTAGGTGGGACAATCAAGACGCCTGAACGTGAGTTCCACAGTTCAAATGATGACACCTCTTGACCTACTGTCCTCCGCAGGGTCGCTCAAATCTGGTTGTGCATCCGCTGCCAGTTGATGCCGTAATGCTCAAGCACCACAGCGGCATCCATGGCGGCCACCAAGACAGTGGGTTCTGGTAACGGAATGCGGCAATTCTCCGGAGACGGATCATCTCAACCCGTTTTGAGGGTTCCGAATAATTCGACCGGCATTGAGGATGGCTAGCAGGGCGACACCTACATCGGCAAATACCGCCTCCCAAAGGGTGGCTATGCCGATCGCGCCCAAGGCAATAAAGAGTGCCTTGAAGACCATGGCAAA carries:
- a CDS encoding ABC transporter ATP-binding protein → MHLEVSSVYKQFDTRNGPLVALKDINLHVETGEFVCAVGASGSGKSTLLRLVAGLDAPTAGEITVDGAQVVGPGSDRGMVFQSYTLYPWMNVQQNAEFGLKLQGISKTERRQRASEYLDVVGLSKFARALPKELSGGMKQRVAIARALANQPKILLMDEPFGALDVQTKETMQLFLLDLWRRTGTTILMITHDVEEAVFLSQRIYVMTARPGRIQKEVLVELTGDRTYDTKRKPQFQDYKHDIMDILRGKPDEALIA
- a CDS encoding ABC transporter permease; the protein is MTSTSSDLTDTPRTQGLKPTVFWGIAEDIPKSLNWVLFTLSIIIPFTGWWIIASLPGMNAAFLPSPADVVRAFMGLWERGFLLQDTWASVFRVSCGFLLAAIVSVPLGILMGTFASIAALFEPIIGILRYMPAPAFTPLLIIYLGLDEAPKIALIFLGTLFYNVLMIMDAVKFVPKDLLEATYTLGGRRWQVLTQVIMPYVTPSIIDTFRINIATSWNMVIVAELVAAEVGLGKRIQLAQRFFRTDEIFACLIVLGLIGFILDLSFRAILRLSCKWAVD
- a CDS encoding ABC transporter substrate-binding protein, with amino-acid sequence MRIPKFVSLLLVFCLSLTAAVGCNPSAETPTSEAPSGSDATSAPLVLGYSNWAGWWPWAIAEEEGLFAANGANVELRWFDGYLESMEAFAVGQLDANCQTLNDTISFAADAVNGEVVVVVNDNSAGNDKVIVTQEINTIQDLAGRNVGLEEGVVGDFLLSLALEEAGMSRSDVTIRGLETGEATAAFAAGQLDAVAAWPPYWLTALQLEGSKELLSSQDYPGAIPDLLVVSQVMIDESPDQVQALVNTWFDVLAFMEENPDRAQEIMAQRADVSLEEFQLFTDGTRMFNLEDNLEAFSPGEDMKHMPFAAQRMADFMTSVGFITEDKVPDLDAVLDNRFVQAYAASNS
- the hypB gene encoding hydrogenase nickel incorporation protein HypB; protein product: MHQTFDAALGINLLHANQQGANHNRAHFDQWGITCFNIMSSPGAGKTALLEKTLEAIAPDYHVAVIEGDMTTELDADRLRQYGVPVIAINTGRSCHLDAKMVAGGLHRLEQDYDPAQFDLVLVENVGNLVCPAEFEVGEHQKVALLSITEGEDKPLKYPVMFQEADCLLITKTDLAPYLDVDIAQIIANVRQMNSHVTIIPISVKTGEGLEDWYEWVRSQVSSAVIPVGCS
- the glnT gene encoding type III glutamate--ammonia ligase; the protein is MNTILQPEIDALKTSLEKQGVKYALASYVDLHGMCKAKMVPLSHIGQMMGGSELFTGAALDGVPQEVSDEEVAAMPDPATATVLPWNSEVVWFASDLHLKGQPFEACCRTILKQVLAQAAEMGYTFNLGIETEFFILKDHPDGSFGPVSDRDLLAKAAYDVPTLLDNYQILDTIVSAMNSLGWDVYSFDHEDAQGQFETDFAYCDALKMADRLTFFRLMVKELARSQGYFASFMPKIASDKTGSGAHYNMSLADLETGNNLFFDPEDPRGCKLSKLGYQFIAGVLRHAPAIVALTCPTVNSYKRLVRQGSMSGFTWAPVYVCYGNNNRTNMLRIPLAGGRVECRAADISTNLYLGAALMLAAGLEGIRENLDPGEPHTENMYTYSLEELQNLGIDLLPRTLEEAIDALEADPLSQSVMGPLMFEAYVQYKRQEWREYHNHVSDWEIKRYLKFF
- the hypA gene encoding hydrogenase maturation nickel metallochaperone HypA, whose product is MHETDMTKALLMTVEEWWESQPNRPDIERIHLIVGQFTCVEPAGLQFAFEVQTRNTFLEGAELVIREIPLIAFCHTCQDEYQPVLGLRYACPTCRSPMDDIRSGRELKIDRIEYAQPASTLDKELVS
- a CDS encoding agmatinase family protein; the protein is MADNPVSNSESRRSQAEEALERETRLPMSGWQQEVDRGLEYGLEGAASIRDRSIPTFSRGELPHYAGINTFMKAPYLEDVRKVGEYDVAIVGVPHDCGTTYRPGTRFGPQGIRRISALYTPYNFELGVDLREQITLCDVGDIFTINANNEKSFDQISKGVAHIFSSGAFPIILGGDHSIGFPTVRGVCRHLGDKKIGIIHFDRHVDTQETDLDERMHTCPWFHATNMANAPAKNLVQLGIGGWQVPRQGVKVCRERSTNILTVTDITEMGMDAAADYALERALDGTDCVYISFDIDCIDAGFVPGTGWPEPGGLLPREALSLLGKIVQRAPVCGLEIVEVSPPYDVSDMTSLMATRVICDTMAHLVVSGQLPRKEKPSYIHEEANMNVDQAWS
- a CDS encoding AsnC family transcriptional regulator yields the protein MTSSPPPSLDAVDQQIVTLLRVDGRMTFTEIAKRLDIPEATARYRVQRLLQSGAIQIHAWPNPEKLGTPHILMLYLTVDNSQVMSVAEQLTAMDEVRFVAVAAGRYNIIADVYYGHHGEILDFLAKLQQVSGVVSYESQIVLKLLKAEYNPLQSL